From Candidatus Eremiobacteraceae bacterium, the proteins below share one genomic window:
- a CDS encoding peptidase E yields MVKKKQVVAIGGGAFSDKPDKLAIERYILAQTAKKKPRVCFLPTASGDAETNIQRFYVVFEKLGAAASHVSLFRQERKPAGTLLQNQDVLFVGGGNTRNLLVLWKEWEIVDVIRRAYAQGTILAGSSAGAMCWFEEGLTDSNPGGFSALTCLGWLKGSFCPHFDTEPKRKPIFRSMIRSGELAAGYAVDDGVALHFVNGRLEHVVSSRPSAGALFLQARDSGLDEASLSPIRLAAPKRSTSSQRRRVRQ; encoded by the coding sequence ATGGTGAAGAAAAAGCAGGTGGTCGCTATTGGCGGCGGCGCCTTCTCCGATAAGCCGGACAAGCTCGCGATCGAACGCTATATCTTAGCGCAAACGGCGAAGAAAAAGCCTCGCGTGTGCTTCTTGCCGACCGCGAGCGGCGATGCTGAGACCAACATCCAGCGCTTCTACGTTGTGTTTGAAAAACTCGGCGCCGCTGCTTCGCACGTTTCGCTCTTCCGGCAAGAACGCAAGCCCGCGGGCACCTTGCTGCAGAATCAGGACGTCCTCTTCGTCGGCGGCGGGAACACCAGAAATCTCTTGGTGCTCTGGAAGGAGTGGGAAATCGTAGACGTCATACGCCGCGCATACGCCCAGGGCACGATCCTTGCCGGGAGCAGCGCCGGCGCGATGTGCTGGTTCGAAGAAGGTCTCACCGACTCTAACCCGGGCGGATTTTCGGCGCTCACCTGTTTGGGATGGCTTAAGGGCAGCTTTTGTCCGCACTTCGATACCGAACCAAAGCGAAAGCCGATATTCAGATCGATGATACGGAGCGGCGAGCTCGCGGCCGGCTATGCCGTGGACGACGGCGTCGCGCTCCATTTCGTGAACGGCAGATTGGAACACGTCGTGTCGTCGCGGCCGTCGGCCGGAGCGCTATTCCTGCAAGCGCGAGACAGCGGCCTCGATGAAGCATCGT